In Gammaproteobacteria bacterium, a genomic segment contains:
- a CDS encoding DUF1330 domain-containing protein, whose translation MNAYLILDISIHDLLRFRKYIKKIPAFIQKHSGRYVVQGVEPIVKEGDWHPQRVVVIEFPSRDQAENFLSDPDAQALFQLRHETTTSKLILVDGCLEQ comes from the coding sequence GAACGCCTATTTAATCCTTGATATATCGATTCACGATCTGCTTCGATTCAGAAAATACATAAAGAAAATACCGGCGTTCATACAGAAGCATAGCGGTCGATATGTGGTCCAGGGAGTGGAGCCCATCGTAAAGGAGGGCGATTGGCACCCGCAAAGAGTGGTGGTCATTGAATTTCCAAGCCGCGACCAGGCAGAAAACTTTTTAAGCGACCCGGACGCGCAGGCCTTGTTTCAGTTACGTCACGAAACTACAACGAGTAAGCTGATCTTGGTCGATGGTTGTCTGGAGCAATGA